The following proteins are encoded in a genomic region of Vicugna pacos chromosome 16, VicPac4, whole genome shotgun sequence:
- the EVI2B gene encoding protein EVI2B → MDAKYFILILFCGHLNNVFFSETEAITTEKEQLSTLFRSSMPYVSTNSQGTTQNPLGQRTQFSNLSSGQPVSTAKAAAGQPTPAAYASSEKPAASTSAGQLLAHNVTRKPIPTANTSFPGTAIPVFTSARQLSSSDHTSTRQPPPFDYTPPQQPSSMHTSRKLTPTTAHNLATKPKRAIRSTPGFILETISNKITPKSTNSNSIAAILIGVIMTSMLVAIIMIVLWKCLRKPVSNDQNWAGRSPFADGETPDVCLGDIRENEVSTKRTSIISLMAWKPSKSTLLADDLEIKLFESSENIDDSKNPKTEKIKDQANGTSEDSADGSTDGTAVSSSDDVDLPPPPPPLPDLEGQESNKSDNLTMTTVSPLPSDSTNFPPPLDCLDQVCEDHNSEVKQSFPPPPESLNLPLPSADFVKNQEDSNNEIQCQEFPTPPDSDQDLNESLPPPSAELL, encoded by the coding sequence ATGGATGCCAAATATTTcatcttaattttgttttgtggACACCTGAACAATGTATTTTTCTCGGAGACAGAGGCGATTACAACAGAGAAGGAACAACTGTCTACTTTATTTAGATCATCAATGCCATATGTCTCCACTAATTCTCAAGGTACAACACAGAATCCTTTGGGTCAACGAACGCAATTCAGCAACCTTTCCTCTGGACAACCAGTATCAACTGCTAAAGCTGCTGCTGGACAACCAACGCCAGCTGCCTATGCCTCTTCTGAGAAACCAGCAGCATCCACTTCTGCTGGACAACTGCTTGCCCATAATGTCACCAGAAAACCAATACCAACGGCCAACACCTCCTTCCCAGGAACAGCCATACCTGTGTTCACCTCTGCCAGACAACTGTCATCATCTGACCATACTTCTACCAGACAACCACCACCATTTGACTATACTCCCCCTCAACAACCATCATCTATGCACACTTCTAGAAAATTAACACCAACGACTGCTCATAATCTAGCCACAAAACCAAAACGAGCTATCAGAAGTACACCAGGATTCATCCTAGAAACTATCAGTAACAAAATTACCCCAAAGAGTACCAATTCTAATTCAATAGCTGCCATATTAATTGGTGTAATTATGACTTCTATGTTGGTAGCTATAATCATGATTGTATTATGGAAATGCTTGCGAAAACCAGTGTCAAACGACCAAAATTGGGCAGGTAGGTCTCCATTTGCTGATGGTGAAACCCCTGATGTGTGTTTGGGTGACATCAGAGAAAATGAAGTATCTACAAAACGTACATCAATTATTTCACTTATGGCCTGGAAACCAAGCAAAAGCACGCTTTTAGCAGATGATTTAGAAATTAAGTTGTTTGAATCAAGTGAGAACATTGACGATtccaaaaaccccaaaacagagaaaataaaagatcAAGCAAATGGTACATCAGAGGATAGTGCTGATGGATCAACAGATGGCACTGCAGTTTCTTCTTCAGATGATGTAGATCTGCCTCCAccgcctcctccccttcctgatTTGGAAGGACAGGAGAGTAACAAATCTGACAATCTCACAATGACAACTGTATCTCCTCTTCCAAGTGATTCCACCAATTTCCCACCACCTCTGGACTGTCTCGATCAAGTCTGTGAAGATCATAATTCTGAGGTCAAACAGTCATTTCCACCTCCCCCTGAATCACTTAACTTGCCCCTGCCATCAGCAGATTTTGTGAAAAACCAGGAAGATTCCAACAATGAGATCCAGTGTCAGGAGTTTCCTACTCCTCCTGACTCTGATCAGGATCTCAATGAATCCCTGCCACCTCCATCTGCAGAACTGTTATAA
- the OMG gene encoding oligodendrocyte-myelin glycoprotein yields MEYQILKMSPSLFILLFLTPGILCICPLQCICTERHRHVDCSGRNLTILPSGLQENIIHLNLSYNHFTDLHNQLTQYTNLRTLDISNNRLESLPAQLPRSLWNMSAANNNIKLLEKSDTAYQWNLKYLDVSKNMLEKVVLIKNTLRSLEVLNLSSNKLWTVPTNMPSKLHIVDLSNNSLTQILPGTLINLTYLTHLYLHNNKFTFIPDQAFDQLFQLQEITLYNNRWSCDHKQNITYLLKWMMETKAHVIGTPCSSQISSLKEHNIYPTPSGFTSSLFTLSGMQTVDTINSLSMVTQSKVTKIPKQYRTKETTLGATLSKDTTFTSTDKAFVPYPEDTSTEMINSHEAAAATLTIHLQDGMVTNTSLTSSTKSSPTPMTLSITSGMPNNFSEMPQQSTTLNLRREETTTNVKTRLPSSVASSWKVNASFVLMLNAVVMLAV; encoded by the coding sequence ATGGAATATCAGATATTGAAAATGTCTCCCAGCCTGTTCATCCTTCTGTTTCTCACACCTGGTATTTTATGCATTTGTCCTCTCCAATGTATATGCACCGAGAGGCACAGGCATGTGGACTGTTCAGGTAGAAACTTGACTATATTACCATCTGGACTGCAAGAGAATATTATCCACTTAAATCTGTCTTATAACCATTTTACTGATCTGCATAACCAGTTAACCCAGTATACCAATCTGAGGACCCTGGACATTTCAAACAACAGGCTAGAAAGCCTGCCTGCTCAATTACCTCGGTCCCTCTGGAACATGTCTGCTGCTAACAACAACATTAAACTGCTTGAAAAATCTGATACTGCTTATCAGTGGAACCTTAAATATCTGGATGTTTCTAAGAATATGCTGGAAAAGGTTGTCCTCATTAAAAATACACTAAGAAGTCTTGAGGTTCTCAACCTCAGTAGTAACAAACTCTGGACAGTTCCAACCAACATGCCCTCCAAACTACATATCGTGGACTTGTCTAACAATTCCTTGACACAAATCCTTCCAGGAACATTAATAAATCTGACATATCTCACACATCTTTACCTGCACAACAATAAGTTCACATTCATTCCAGATCAAGCTTTTGACCAACTCTTTCAGTTGCAAGAGATAACCCTTTACAATAACAGGTGGTCATGTGACCACAAACAAAATATTACTTACTTACTTAAATGGATGATGGAAACAAAAGCCCATGTGATAGGGACTCCCTGTTCTAGCCAAATATCATCTTTGAAGGAACATAACATATACCCTACACCTTCTGGATTTACCTCAAGCTTGTTCACTCTAAGTGGGATGCAGACAGTGGACACCATTAACTCTCTGAGTATGGTAACTCAATCCAAAGTGACCAAAATACCCAAACAATACCGAACAAAGGAAACAACGCTTGGTGCCACTCTAAGCAAAGACACCACCTTTACTAGCACCGACAAGGCTTTTGTGCCCTATCCAGAAGATACATCCACAGAAATGATTAATTCACATGAAGCAGCAGCTGCAACTTTAACTATTCATCTCCAAGATGGAATGGTTACAAACACAAGCCTCACTAGCTCAACAAAATCATCCCCAACACCCATGACCCTAAGTATTACTAGTGGCATGCCAAACAATTTCTCTGAAATGCCTCAACAAAGCACAACCCTTAACTTACGGAGGGAAGAGACAACCACAAATGTAAAGACTCGCTTACCTTCTTCTGTGGCAAGTTCTTGGAAAGTAAATGCTTCATTTGTCTTAATGCTCAATGCTGTGGTCATGCTGGCTGTCTGA